A genomic region of Parambassis ranga chromosome 7, fParRan2.1, whole genome shotgun sequence contains the following coding sequences:
- the LOC114438166 gene encoding myelin transcription factor 1-like → MSQDTTETRTRTRSKGIRVSSEVVGQELKQELSSCPTPGCNGKGHVSGRYSRHRSILGCPLVKKRKLEEAEAEENQSAPKRRNLPAKQAADQGFAVDSDTAEEEEEHREEDTEEEDSKDKKKNKTKSKPTTVKDSLLAPTKVTEIAAYPLDDNSENKCVTSNTENKTESEQISEEVKSIPLPEDLQPEETKDEEDAQLVIKDQPLEQHEEKTGITEPKETQEKEEEEEEEEEEEVELEEEADKEQKERIENIVEEREVERQVISQENSDHQYSSGDYNNQAKELKHKQSESERGEEEEEEEVEEEEEEDNDDEEEVEEEEEEEVEEVVEREVVQEVDTPYTMSPRTQGSETEVSLREEKLSTPMTEEEEEEEREEEEEDERQVKEADEVVEEEEEDQDSNKASPATVVIEVRSEEDDDEDYEEDDDDEEEEEEEGEEQDRVSEGSGITDDSENWDMTRGNLGLLEQAIALKAEEGRGGQESSPDYQPYSNSSKSSEAAAVARRSTHYSKEKKEVKCPTPGCDGTGHVTGLYPHHRSLSGCPHKDRIPPEILAMHENVLKCPTPGCTGQGHVNSNRNTHRSLSGCPIAAAAKLNKNQDKQVHLQAATSEPSSNSDRVLRPMCFVKQLEIPQYGSYRPNTATTTPRANLAKELEKYSKVSFDYASFDVQVFGKRMLIPKTPSTPETSPKAFKSKSFPKPPSPSQSVSGSFSKNASSSGGYDYSQDAEAAHMAATAILNLSTRCWERPETLSNKPRDSCTKESDIEVDENGTLDLSMKKTKKEGMQHPEPSSSSSSSSQHMEASLSQGPTQSEWEGPLDFTKPSEVKEENHEEVEYTVHSYTSSECEEEDQENLEDRKYPGEVTTSSFKVKFQPKDSKKDLLVCPTPGCDGSGHITGNYASHRSLSGCPLADKSLRTLMAAHTAELKCPTPGCDGSGHITGNYASHRSLSGCPRAKKGGVKSTPTKDDKEDSELLKCPVPGCDSLGHISGKYATHRSAYGCPLAARRQKEGLLNGAPFSWKAFKSEGPTCPTPGCDGSGHANGSFLTHRSLSGCPRALANKKRAKFPGDEYITAKFRASDVLDNDEDIKQLNKEINELNESNSEMEADMMNLHTQISSMEKNLKSMEEENKQIEERNEALFLELSGLSQALIRSLANIRLPSMQEPLSEQNFDSYVETLTHMFTNKDCYQNPENRALLESINQAVKGIEV, encoded by the exons ATGAGTCAAGACACTACAGAGACACGAACACGAACCCGCTCCAAAGGCATCCGAg TGTCATCAGAAGTGGTTGGACAAGAGTTGAAGCAGGAATTAAG CAGCTGCCCCACCCCTGGATGTAATGGCAAGGGCCATGTAAGTGGAAGATACTCACGACACAGAAG CATTCTAGGTTGTCCGCttgtgaagaagaggaagctggaggaggctgAAGCTGAAGAGAACCAGTCTGCTCCAAAGAGGAGGAACCTGCCTGCCAAACAGGCAGCTGATCAAGGTTTTGCTGTAGACAgtgacacagcagaggaagaggaagaacatagggaggaggacacagaggaggaggacagcaaagacaagaagaaaaacaaaacaaaaagcaagccAACAACAGTAAAAG ATAGTTTACTGGCACCTACGAAGGTTACAGAAATAGCAGCGTATCCTCTGGATGACAATAGTGAGAACAAATGCGTCACCTCAAATACTGAGAACAAAACTGAAAGTGAACAAATAAGTGAGGAGGTCAAGTCAATACCTCTCCCTGAGGATCTCCAGCCAGAGGAGACAAAGGATGAGGAAGATGCTCAGCTGGTGATAAAGGACCAGCCATTAGAGCAACATGAAGAAAAGACAGGTATTACAGAGCCTAAAGAGACacaagagaaggaggaggaggaggaggaggaggaggaggaggaagtggaattggaagaggaagcagataaagaacaaaaagagagaataGAGAATATTGtagaagagagagaggtagaaAGACAAGTGATCAGCCAGGAAAACTCTGATCACCAGTACTCAAGTGGAGATTACAACAATCAGGCCAAAGAATTGAAACACAAGCAGAGTGAGAGtgaaagaggggaggaggaagaagaggaggaggtggaggaggaggaagaggaggacaatgATGACGAGGAagaagtggaagaagaagaagaggaagaagtagAAGAGGTGGTGGAGAGAGAGGTTGTCCAAGAGGTTGACACACCTTACACTATGAGTCCACGCACTCAGGGATCTGAAACTGAAGTGTCACTCAGGGAAGAAAAGCTTAGCACCCCCAtgactgaggaggaagaggaagaggaaagagaagaagaagaggaggacgagaggCAGGTTAAAGAAGCAGACGAGGttgtggaggaagaagaggaagaccaaGACTCCAACAAAGCCTCTCCAGCTACAGTGGTGATAGAGGTACGCtctgaggaggatgatgatgaggattaCGAGgaggatgacgatgatgaagaggaggaggaagaagaaggtgaGGAACAGGACCGTGTCTCAGAGGGATCAGGTATCACAGATGACTCGGAGAACTGGGATATGACTCGGGGGAACCTGGGGCTGCTGGAGCAGGCCATTGCCCTAAAGGCTGAGGAGGGAAGAGGGGGCCAAGAGAGCTCACCAGACTACCAACCATATAGTAACTCCAGCAAGAgctcagaggctgctgctgtggcacGTCGCAGCACCCACTACAGCAAAG AAAAGAAGGAAGTAAAGTGTCCAACACCAGGGTGTGATGGGACAGGTCATGTGACTGGACTGTACCCCCACCATCGCAGTCTATCTGgatgtcctcacaaagacagaatCCCTCCAGAGA TTCTGGCCATGCATGAGAACGTCTTGAAGTGTCCCACTCCTGGCTGCACAGGCCAAGGCCATGTCAATAGTAATCGCAATACACACCGCAg TCTGTCTGGCTGTCCCATCGCAGCAGCCGCTAAGCTGAACAAGAATCAGGACAAACAGGTCCATTTACAAGCTGCGACCAGTGAACCCTCATCCAACTCTGACAGAGTACTCAG GCCCATGTGCTTTGTGAAACAGCTGGAGATCCCTCAGTATGGCAGCTACCGGCCCAATACAGCGACCACCACGCCTCGGGCTAACCTGGCCAAGGAGCTGGAGAAGTACTCCAAGGTGTCTTTTGACTATGCAAGCTTTGATGTCCAGGTGTTTGGAAAGCGTATGCTCATTCCAAAGACACCCAGCACCCCTGAAACATCACCCAAAGCCTTCAAAT CTAAATCATTCCCTAAGCCACCCTCACCCAGTCAGAGCGTGTCAGGAAGCTTTTCTAAAAACGCCTCATCCTCCGGTGGTTATGACTACAGCCAAGATGCAGAGGCAGCCCACATGGCAGCCACAGCCATCCTTAACCTGTCCACCCGTTGCTGGGAGAGACCAGAGACCCTCAGCAACAAGCCGAGGGATTCTTGCACCAAG GAGTCAGATATTGAGGTGGATGAGAATGGCACCTTGGACCTCAGTATGAAGAAGACCAAGAAAGAGGGCATGCAGCATCCAGAGCCTTcgtcctcctcatcttcctcctcacagcatatGGAAGCCTCCTTGTCTCAGGGCCCCACTCAGTCAGAGTGGGAGGGGCCCCTGGATTTCACCAAACCAAGTGAAGTAAAAGAAGAAAACCATGAAGAG GTAGAGTACACGGTTCACTCTTACACCTCATCTGAATGTGAGGAAGAAGACCAGGAGAACCTGGAGGACAGGAAGTACCCTGGCGAGGTCACTACCAGCAGCTTCAAGGTTAAGTTTCAGCCCAAGGACAGCAAAAAAGATCTTCTAGT ATGCCCCACTCCAGGCTGTGATGGCAGTGGACACATTACTGGCAATTACGCATCACATCGAAG tctgtcaggctgtCCTCTTGCTGATAAATCACTTCGGACCCTCATGGCTGCCCACACAGCTGAACTAAA gtgtCCCACTCCAGGCTGTGACGGATCAGGCCACATCACTGGAAACTATGCTTCACACAGAAG TTTGTCTGGATGCCCTCGAGCGAAGAAAGGTGGAGTGAAATCAACCCCCACTAAGGATGACAAGGAAGACTCTGAGCTGCTTAA GTGTCCTGTTCCTGGCTGTGACAGTCTAGGCCACATTAGTGGGAAGTATGCCACCCACCGCAGTGCCTATGGGTGTCCACTGGCAGCACGCCGGCAGAAGGAAGGCCTTCTTAACGGCGCTCCCTTCTCCTGGAAGGCCTTCAAGTCTGAGGGCCCAACATGCCCAACACCAGGCTGTGATGGCTCTGGTCATGCTAATGGAAGTTTCCTGACACACCGGAG TCTCTCAGGTTGCCCTAGAGCTTTAGCCAACAAGAAAAGAGCCAAGTTCCCTGGAGACGAGTACATCACTGCAAAGTTCAGAGCCAGTGATG TTTTGGACAATGATGAGGACATCAAGCAGCTTAACAAGGAGATCAATGAGCTGAATGAGTCCAACTCAGAGATGGAAGCGGACATGATGAACCTGCACACTCAG ATCTCTTCAATGGAGAAGAACCTGAAAAGCatggaggaggaaaacaaacagattgAAGAGAGAAATGAGGCCTTGTTCCTGGAACTATCTGGCTTGAGTCAGGCTTTGATTCGCAGCCTGGCCAACATCCGCCTGCCCAGTATG CAGGAGCCGCTGTCAGAACAGAACTTTGACAGCTATGTGGAGACCCTGACTCACATGTTTACCAACAAAGACTGCTACCAGAACCCTGAAAACCGGGCTCTGCTAGAGTCCATCAACCAGGCAGTAAAGGGCATTGAGGTGTGA